The following proteins come from a genomic window of Meles meles chromosome 1, mMelMel3.1 paternal haplotype, whole genome shotgun sequence:
- the UBXN11 gene encoding UBX domain-containing protein 11 isoform X1: MGSPLASLGKTRRVPLQSEPVNPARRGIKIYGDEDEADVLNNGLGPEEKIAVPSCYGGIGAPVSRQVPVFRDSELVATLTRKMRDLERQVRSQTDELLSKDRKIRALEEMVQNLQDHQGQVRTQQQQDLETTCLRLQRQVEEMERFLGDYGLQWVGESVDQEGSDNQADSEDGKRDWMTAKKFWKPGDSLAPPEVDFDRLLASLKDLSELVVDGDTQVTPIPGGARLRVLEPIPLKLYRNGLMMFSGPFRPFHDPSTQRCLRDLLDGFFPSELQRLYPNGVPFKVSDLRNQVYPENGLDPFPGEGRVVGRQRFHTPLDRMEHPGSKMTAEKFLNRLPKFVIRQGEVVDIRGPIRDTLQNCCPWPAQVQEIVVETPTLAAERERSQESPESPAPLLSMLRIKSENGEKAFLLMMRPEDTVGDVRTLLAKARAVEATTFEIISTFPPTVYSDNTVTLQAAGLVPNAALLLRTSRAPPPAPGPSSK; this comes from the exons CAGGCGAGGGATAAAAATCTACGGAGATG AAGATGAGGCAGACGTGCTGAATAATGGACTTGGCCCAGAAGAAAAGATCGCTGTCCCTTCCTGCTATGGCGGCATTGGTGCGCCTGTGAGCAGACAAG TTCCCGTGTTCCGTGACTCAGAGCTGGTGGCCACCTTGACCAGGAAGATGCGGGATCTGGAGCGGCAAGTGAGGTCTCAGACTGATGAGCTGCTGTCCAAG GATCGGAAGATACGGGCCCTGGAGGAAATGGTGCAGAACCTCCAGGATCACCAGG GCCAGGTCAGGACGCAGCAGCAGCAGGACCTGGAGACCACATGCCTGCGGCTCCAGCGCCAGGTTGAGGAGATGGAG CGGTTCCTCGGTGACTATGGTCTGCAGTGGGTGGGCGAGTCTGTGGACCAGGAGGGCTCAGACAACCAGGCAGACTCAGAGGATGGCAAGAGGGACTGGATGACAGCCAAGAAGTTCTGGAAACCAG GGGACTCATTGGCGCCCCCCGAGGTGGACTTTGACAGGCTGCTGGCCAGCCTGAAGGATCTCAGTGAGCTGGTGGTAGACGGTGACACCCAGGTGACGCCAATACCTGGTGGAGCACGGCTCCGTGTTCTTGAGCCCATCCCACTGAAGCTGTATCGGAATGGCCTCATGATGTTCAGTGGGCCCTTCCGGCCCTTCCATGACCCCTCCACACAG CGCTGCCTCCGAGACCTGCTGGATGGCTTCTTCCCCTCAGAGCTCCAGCGGCTGTACCCCAATGGGGTTCCCTTTAAG GTGAGTGATCTGCGCAATCAGGTCTACCCAGAGAATGGGCTGGACCCATTCCCAGGTGAGGGCCGCGTGGTGGGCCGACAGAGGTTTCACACGCCGCTGGACAGGATGGAGCACCCAG GCTCCAAGATGACTGCTGAGAAGTTTCTGAACAGGCTCCCCAAGTTTGTGATCCGGCAAGGGGAAGTGGTTGACATCCGGGGACCCATCCGAGACACCCTGCAG AACTGCTGCCCATGGCCCGCCCAGGTCCAGGAGATCGTGGTGGAGACACCAACCTTGGCTGCTGAGCGTGAGAG GAGCCAGGAGTCACCCGAGTCACCAGCGCCTCTGCTCTCCATGCTGCGCATCAAGTCTGAGAATGGTGAGAAGGCCTTCCTGCTGATGATGCGGCCTGAGGACACTGTTGGGGATGTGCGCACCCTGCTTGCAAAGGCCAG GGCTGTGGAAGCCACCACCTTCGAGATCATCAGTACCTTCCCACCCACCGTCTACAGCGACAACACAGTCACACTGCAGGCCGCGGGCCTGGTGCCCAATGCAGCGCTGCTGCTTCGGACAAGCCGGGCCCCGCCGCCTGCTCCGGGCCCCAGCTCCAAATAA
- the UBXN11 gene encoding UBX domain-containing protein 11 isoform X2 — MGSPLASLGKTRRVPLQSEPVNPARGIKIYGDEDEADVLNNGLGPEEKIAVPSCYGGIGAPVSRQVPVFRDSELVATLTRKMRDLERQVRSQTDELLSKDRKIRALEEMVQNLQDHQGQVRTQQQQDLETTCLRLQRQVEEMERFLGDYGLQWVGESVDQEGSDNQADSEDGKRDWMTAKKFWKPGDSLAPPEVDFDRLLASLKDLSELVVDGDTQVTPIPGGARLRVLEPIPLKLYRNGLMMFSGPFRPFHDPSTQRCLRDLLDGFFPSELQRLYPNGVPFKVSDLRNQVYPENGLDPFPGEGRVVGRQRFHTPLDRMEHPGSKMTAEKFLNRLPKFVIRQGEVVDIRGPIRDTLQNCCPWPAQVQEIVVETPTLAAERERSQESPESPAPLLSMLRIKSENGEKAFLLMMRPEDTVGDVRTLLAKARAVEATTFEIISTFPPTVYSDNTVTLQAAGLVPNAALLLRTSRAPPPAPGPSSK, encoded by the exons GCGAGGGATAAAAATCTACGGAGATG AAGATGAGGCAGACGTGCTGAATAATGGACTTGGCCCAGAAGAAAAGATCGCTGTCCCTTCCTGCTATGGCGGCATTGGTGCGCCTGTGAGCAGACAAG TTCCCGTGTTCCGTGACTCAGAGCTGGTGGCCACCTTGACCAGGAAGATGCGGGATCTGGAGCGGCAAGTGAGGTCTCAGACTGATGAGCTGCTGTCCAAG GATCGGAAGATACGGGCCCTGGAGGAAATGGTGCAGAACCTCCAGGATCACCAGG GCCAGGTCAGGACGCAGCAGCAGCAGGACCTGGAGACCACATGCCTGCGGCTCCAGCGCCAGGTTGAGGAGATGGAG CGGTTCCTCGGTGACTATGGTCTGCAGTGGGTGGGCGAGTCTGTGGACCAGGAGGGCTCAGACAACCAGGCAGACTCAGAGGATGGCAAGAGGGACTGGATGACAGCCAAGAAGTTCTGGAAACCAG GGGACTCATTGGCGCCCCCCGAGGTGGACTTTGACAGGCTGCTGGCCAGCCTGAAGGATCTCAGTGAGCTGGTGGTAGACGGTGACACCCAGGTGACGCCAATACCTGGTGGAGCACGGCTCCGTGTTCTTGAGCCCATCCCACTGAAGCTGTATCGGAATGGCCTCATGATGTTCAGTGGGCCCTTCCGGCCCTTCCATGACCCCTCCACACAG CGCTGCCTCCGAGACCTGCTGGATGGCTTCTTCCCCTCAGAGCTCCAGCGGCTGTACCCCAATGGGGTTCCCTTTAAG GTGAGTGATCTGCGCAATCAGGTCTACCCAGAGAATGGGCTGGACCCATTCCCAGGTGAGGGCCGCGTGGTGGGCCGACAGAGGTTTCACACGCCGCTGGACAGGATGGAGCACCCAG GCTCCAAGATGACTGCTGAGAAGTTTCTGAACAGGCTCCCCAAGTTTGTGATCCGGCAAGGGGAAGTGGTTGACATCCGGGGACCCATCCGAGACACCCTGCAG AACTGCTGCCCATGGCCCGCCCAGGTCCAGGAGATCGTGGTGGAGACACCAACCTTGGCTGCTGAGCGTGAGAG GAGCCAGGAGTCACCCGAGTCACCAGCGCCTCTGCTCTCCATGCTGCGCATCAAGTCTGAGAATGGTGAGAAGGCCTTCCTGCTGATGATGCGGCCTGAGGACACTGTTGGGGATGTGCGCACCCTGCTTGCAAAGGCCAG GGCTGTGGAAGCCACCACCTTCGAGATCATCAGTACCTTCCCACCCACCGTCTACAGCGACAACACAGTCACACTGCAGGCCGCGGGCCTGGTGCCCAATGCAGCGCTGCTGCTTCGGACAAGCCGGGCCCCGCCGCCTGCTCCGGGCCCCAGCTCCAAATAA
- the SH3BGRL3 gene encoding SH3 domain-binding glutamic acid-rich-like protein 3 → MSGLRVYSTSVTGSREIKSQQSEVTRILDGKRIQYQLVDISQDNALRDEMRALAGNPKATPPQIVNGDQYCGDYELFVEAVEQNTLQEFLKLA, encoded by the exons ATGAGCGGCCTGCGCGTCTACAGCACGTCGGTCACCGGCTCCCGCGAA ATCAAGTCCCAGCAGAGCGAGGTGACCCGCATCCTGGATGGGAAGCGCATCCAGTACCAGCTAGTGGACATCTCCCAGGACAACGCCCTGCGGGATGAGATGCGAGCCCTGGCGGGCAACCCCAAGGCCACCCCACCCCAGATTGTCAACGGGGACCAGTACTGTGGG gACTATGAGCTCTTCGTGGAGGCTGTGGAACAAAACACACTGCAGGAGTTCCTGAAGCTGGCCTGA